One region of Chryseobacterium sp. SORGH_AS_0447 genomic DNA includes:
- a CDS encoding sugar transferase, which yields MKKYPWWKAMMDYGIVLPAILVLLPVLLILFLAASLDTGFPCIFRQERIGRYGKVFIIYKFRTYHSVTHTKSRVGNWMRKNKLDELPQLFNILKGDMSLVGPRPDISGYYDFLKGDDRLILELKPGLTSEAGIKYKNEEKILSQQTNALEYNDEVLFPEKVKMNLDYYHNLTFKNDLRILLKTLSVLR from the coding sequence GTGAAAAAATATCCTTGGTGGAAGGCAATGATGGATTATGGTATCGTTTTACCGGCAATCCTCGTATTGCTCCCTGTTCTTTTAATTCTTTTTTTGGCCGCATCTTTAGATACCGGTTTTCCCTGCATTTTCAGGCAGGAAAGAATTGGGAGATACGGTAAGGTTTTTATAATTTATAAATTCAGAACGTACCACTCGGTAACTCATACAAAATCACGGGTAGGGAATTGGATGAGAAAGAATAAGCTTGATGAATTGCCACAATTGTTCAATATCCTTAAAGGGGATATGTCTTTGGTTGGACCCCGACCGGATATCTCAGGATATTATGATTTCTTAAAAGGGGATGACAGGTTAATTCTTGAATTAAAACCAGGATTGACCAGCGAGGCCGGAATTAAATACAAGAATGAAGAAAAGATATTGAGTCAGCAAACCAATGCCTTAGAATATAATGACGAAGTTCTGTTTCCTGAAAAGGTAAAAATGAATCTCGACTATTACCATAATCTAACATTTAAAAATGACCTTAGGATATTGCTTAAAACGTTATCCGTTCTACGTTGA
- a CDS encoding polysaccharide biosynthesis tyrosine autokinase, with amino-acid sequence MDNKKNKEISLRELLSPYLNKWKYFVVMIIIMTLLGIYYIKSSSQIYKAQTSVLIKDAKKMSANAGDVNVLQNFGNFNGMGTNSIENEIGVFKSKTIVEDVLKQHNFQTPIYAKQTFNSIELYGTTSPFLINVIQEKNEAELPKKPISVKINGDKIILSSEEWDKDIQTTYAKTTSLPFAIVMFVKNPAYKAPPKVKLDNIYFTYNDFASTVNQYQESLVVDLLDKEGTIINLSVDFENREKAKNFLNNLVKQYNEYAINDKNIESKKTKDFIDQRIVLISKELGNVETQKEGFKSGNNIVDLPTEAGINLQLKEQTKNQLLELGTQLEIHRMLKNSLSQKGTSDVLPLNIGLENEAALNAIKEYNALVIQRNKYLDEATPDNPIVKEANKQIQQIKSSLTESLQRNITNLEFARRKAAIQLGGSESMISKIPSQEKLFRSIERQQQIKENLYLLLLQKREEAAISMEITSEKARVIDRAFTFKKPVAPKKLVILSIAVFLGILIPFLMIYLKQLLQSTLVTRNDITKLTQLPVIAEIPRLKNKQNNLITFNDVSPMAEAFRILVTNLKFLLPKKDAPHIIMVSSSVKGEGKTFISTNLSMILGSSRDKVLVVGADVRNPQLQRYNPMMKSAKGLTEYLSDEETRIEEIIHPSGYNNDCDFIYSGSIPPNPTDLLQSQRFDELLSTIKGLNKYKYIVLDTAPLLLVTDSFLIANKSDVIIYVTRSEVTEMKYIEFLNHSVEDGKLKNIGIILNGVEESNFGYGNKFGYGYQAEEKKWWQFFK; translated from the coding sequence ATGGATAACAAAAAAAACAAAGAAATTAGTCTTAGAGAACTACTGAGTCCTTATCTTAATAAATGGAAATATTTTGTTGTCATGATAATCATTATGACATTGTTGGGCATTTATTATATAAAATCCAGTTCGCAAATTTACAAAGCCCAAACATCCGTACTCATAAAAGATGCAAAGAAAATGTCTGCAAATGCCGGGGATGTTAATGTTCTTCAGAATTTTGGGAATTTTAATGGGATGGGTACCAATAGTATTGAGAATGAAATCGGTGTTTTTAAATCAAAAACTATTGTAGAAGATGTATTGAAACAGCACAACTTTCAGACTCCTATTTATGCTAAGCAGACATTTAACAGCATAGAACTTTACGGGACGACTTCACCTTTCCTTATCAATGTAATTCAGGAGAAAAACGAGGCGGAACTTCCGAAGAAACCTATATCGGTAAAAATTAACGGAGATAAAATTATTCTTTCTTCTGAAGAATGGGATAAAGATATACAAACTACTTACGCAAAAACGACCAGTCTGCCTTTTGCTATCGTCATGTTTGTGAAAAACCCAGCGTATAAGGCTCCTCCAAAAGTAAAATTAGATAATATTTATTTCACCTATAATGATTTTGCAAGTACTGTAAATCAGTATCAGGAATCTTTGGTTGTAGATTTACTAGATAAAGAGGGTACGATTATTAATCTTTCGGTAGATTTTGAAAATAGAGAAAAAGCTAAAAATTTTCTTAATAATCTGGTTAAGCAGTATAACGAATATGCTATTAACGATAAAAATATAGAGTCAAAAAAAACAAAAGATTTTATAGATCAAAGAATCGTCTTGATCTCAAAAGAGCTGGGAAATGTTGAAACACAGAAAGAAGGTTTTAAATCCGGAAATAATATTGTTGACTTACCAACAGAAGCAGGAATCAATCTTCAATTGAAAGAGCAGACAAAAAATCAGCTTTTAGAATTAGGAACTCAGCTTGAGATTCATAGAATGCTGAAAAATTCACTTTCTCAAAAAGGAACTTCGGATGTATTGCCATTAAATATAGGACTTGAAAACGAAGCCGCTCTGAATGCAATTAAAGAGTACAATGCATTAGTTATTCAGAGAAATAAATATCTTGACGAGGCTACTCCCGACAACCCGATTGTAAAAGAGGCCAATAAACAGATACAGCAAATAAAATCATCGCTTACGGAGTCTCTGCAAAGAAATATTACCAATTTAGAATTTGCAAGAAGAAAAGCAGCCATCCAGCTGGGGGGATCGGAATCTATGATCAGCAAAATCCCTTCTCAGGAAAAGCTTTTCAGAAGTATAGAAAGACAGCAGCAGATCAAAGAAAATCTCTACCTATTGCTGTTGCAAAAAAGGGAAGAAGCAGCAATCAGTATGGAGATTACTTCCGAAAAGGCGAGAGTTATAGACCGTGCTTTCACCTTTAAAAAACCGGTAGCCCCTAAAAAACTTGTTATTCTTAGTATTGCAGTTTTCTTAGGGATTCTTATTCCGTTTTTAATGATCTATCTGAAGCAACTACTACAAAGTACTTTAGTGACCCGAAACGATATTACAAAACTTACACAGTTGCCGGTGATTGCAGAAATCCCTAGACTTAAAAATAAGCAGAATAACCTGATAACTTTTAATGATGTATCTCCAATGGCGGAGGCATTCAGGATCCTGGTGACAAACCTTAAGTTTTTATTACCGAAAAAAGATGCTCCTCATATCATTATGGTTTCATCATCTGTAAAAGGGGAAGGTAAAACATTTATATCAACTAATTTGTCTATGATTTTAGGATCTTCGCGTGATAAAGTTTTGGTTGTAGGAGCTGATGTAAGAAACCCGCAGCTGCAGAGGTACAACCCGATGATGAAATCGGCTAAAGGTCTTACCGAATATTTAAGTGATGAAGAAACAAGGATTGAAGAGATAATTCATCCTAGCGGTTATAATAATGATTGTGATTTTATCTATTCAGGATCTATACCGCCTAATCCTACTGATCTTTTACAAAGCCAAAGGTTCGATGAGCTATTATCAACAATTAAAGGTCTCAATAAATACAAATACATTGTATTGGACACAGCTCCTCTTTTATTGGTAACAGATTCTTTCCTGATCGCAAACAAGAGCGATGTAATTATTTATGTTACAAGATCTGAGGTTACGGAAATGAAATATATTGAATTCTTAAATCATTCAGTAGAAGACGGTAAATTAAAAAATATAGGAATCATCCTGAATGGAGTAGAAGAATCTAATTTCGGATATGGTAATAAGTTTGGATACGGCTATCAGGCAGAAGAAAAGAAGTGGTGGCAATTTTTTAAATAA
- a CDS encoding flippase translates to MKSGEGKLVSIKLNFVLHALRVFSTALITLFTMPYLNRVLEAENVGKVEYAYTIINYFVLFSSIGIPMYGIREVSKARNDSKKLYTLVSELMVILSVTTIASYIIIFGIIIHLDFLSSYKNLLYIMSFLVILNNIGADWYFQGIENQKFITIRNVVVRSLIFGLLFILVKKKSDYEVYALLFVLMLFGANVINFIVILKRIISNKIKFQDLNLKKHLKPVFAIFVATISVNIYLQLDNFLIGSISGDRYVAYYGIANKLIRFVITFITIIGSVMLPRLSYLHHNDKVQYAALLKKGFHIMMLLAIPSTVYFLIFSKEIILFMGGKEFIVADLTMKILSPLCIIVSFAYFFGFLILYPQGKEKIYTFATIVSALLSVLLNYFAIKNFQQNGAAAVAILVESVAICIMFYYIRKENDFSEFFDKNFFNVVFVNGIVMVVVLAGKYFLENDSYFEWIAMSLLFVLTYATILVLIKEKNTLEILHQVKLKLGYRKQSNI, encoded by the coding sequence ATGAAATCAGGTGAGGGAAAGTTGGTCAGTATAAAGTTGAACTTTGTATTACATGCTTTAAGGGTATTTTCAACCGCTTTAATAACTCTTTTTACAATGCCCTATCTTAATCGGGTGTTGGAAGCTGAAAATGTAGGAAAGGTAGAATATGCTTACACGATAATCAATTATTTTGTTCTTTTTTCATCGATCGGAATACCCATGTACGGTATCAGAGAAGTGTCTAAAGCCAGAAACGATTCAAAAAAACTCTATACATTAGTTTCAGAGCTGATGGTCATTCTTTCCGTCACGACGATTGCTTCGTATATTATTATCTTTGGAATTATCATCCACTTGGATTTTTTGAGTTCGTACAAGAATCTTCTTTATATTATGTCATTTCTTGTGATTTTGAATAATATAGGAGCAGATTGGTACTTTCAGGGTATTGAAAATCAAAAATTTATAACCATCAGAAATGTCGTGGTCCGTTCTCTGATTTTTGGATTACTCTTTATATTGGTTAAAAAGAAGTCAGACTATGAAGTGTATGCCCTATTGTTTGTCCTTATGCTTTTTGGAGCTAACGTGATTAATTTTATCGTAATCCTGAAAAGGATCATTTCAAATAAAATAAAATTTCAGGATCTTAATCTGAAAAAACATTTAAAGCCGGTTTTTGCCATTTTTGTGGCCACTATATCCGTTAACATTTATCTTCAATTAGACAATTTTCTGATTGGCAGTATTTCCGGGGACCGCTACGTTGCCTATTATGGTATTGCAAATAAATTGATAAGATTTGTGATTACATTTATTACCATTATTGGTTCGGTAATGCTTCCCAGGTTGTCTTATCTTCACCACAATGACAAAGTGCAGTATGCAGCTCTTTTGAAAAAAGGATTCCATATAATGATGTTGTTGGCGATTCCCAGCACAGTCTATTTTTTAATATTTTCAAAAGAAATTATTCTATTCATGGGAGGAAAAGAATTCATTGTTGCCGATCTTACCATGAAGATTCTGTCACCACTTTGCATTATCGTGAGTTTTGCTTACTTTTTTGGTTTTTTAATCCTTTATCCGCAGGGAAAAGAAAAAATTTATACTTTCGCAACAATTGTCTCTGCGTTGCTTAGTGTCTTATTGAATTATTTTGCCATAAAGAACTTTCAGCAGAACGGAGCTGCAGCAGTAGCAATATTGGTGGAAAGTGTTGCCATTTGTATTATGTTTTATTACATTCGGAAAGAAAATGACTTTTCAGAATTCTTTGATAAGAATTTTTTCAATGTAGTATTTGTAAATGGAATTGTAATGGTGGTTGTGCTTGCGGGAAAATATTTTTTAGAAAACGACAGTTATTTCGAATGGATTGCTATGTCTTTACTTTTTGTATTAACTTACGCAACGATTTTAGTGCTTATAAAAGAAAAAAATACTCTTGAGATCCTTCATCAGGTTAAACTTAAACTAGGATATAGAAAGCAGAGCAATATCTAA
- a CDS encoding glycosyltransferase family 2 protein gives MMDISVIIVNYNTLELTKKSIDSIFEFKPKDLKFEVFVVDNASADGSKSYFEKDNRITYIYSEKNLGFGRANNLAIEQAKGKYVFLLNSDAYLIEDSMSVFYDFMEKPENKDVACCGANMIDASGNNVTVGGHLPTVKESIARLGFAVFFLSYYRRHLAGGMKHYPEKGTQYEIDYILGADMFLRKSVLDESGAFDPDFFLYYEESEMTFRFKKRGYKSYILANTTLVHLEGSSSKTPELRIKKEKVFSECRYLYFEKCHGKASARFVTLLFGLQSVFLGILKFDKSSFTKAKIIFNTIR, from the coding sequence ATGATGGATATTTCAGTCATTATAGTTAACTATAATACATTAGAACTTACTAAAAAATCAATTGATTCCATTTTTGAATTTAAGCCGAAAGACCTTAAATTTGAAGTTTTTGTTGTCGATAATGCTTCTGCTGACGGAAGTAAAAGCTATTTTGAAAAAGATAATCGCATTACTTACATCTATTCCGAAAAAAATTTAGGCTTTGGAAGAGCAAATAATTTGGCAATTGAACAAGCAAAAGGGAAATATGTATTTTTACTGAACTCTGATGCCTACCTAATTGAAGATTCTATGAGTGTGTTTTATGACTTCATGGAAAAGCCTGAAAATAAAGATGTAGCTTGCTGCGGAGCCAATATGATTGATGCATCAGGAAATAATGTGACTGTTGGCGGCCACTTACCCACAGTAAAAGAGTCAATTGCAAGATTAGGATTTGCTGTGTTTTTTCTTTCGTACTACAGGAGGCATCTGGCAGGCGGAATGAAACATTATCCGGAAAAAGGGACTCAGTATGAAATAGATTATATTTTAGGAGCAGACATGTTTTTAAGAAAATCGGTTTTGGATGAGTCCGGCGCTTTTGATCCTGACTTTTTTTTGTATTATGAAGAATCTGAAATGACTTTCCGTTTTAAAAAGCGCGGCTACAAAAGTTATATTCTAGCCAATACAACGTTGGTTCATCTGGAGGGCAGTTCCTCTAAAACGCCTGAGCTTAGAATCAAAAAGGAGAAAGTTTTTTCCGAATGCAGATATTTATATTTTGAAAAATGTCATGGAAAGGCTTCTGCAAGGTTTGTGACATTATTATTTGGATTACAATCTGTTTTTCTGGGAATTCTTAAATTCGATAAAAGCAGTTTTACCAAGGCAAAGATTATTTTTAACACGATACGGTAA
- a CDS encoding glycosyltransferase: MKILQVINSLETAGAEKLILDTIPLYVKEGIEMDILLLWDNDFPFTNALRKLNCCNIYILKKSENRKDVYNPSAVLGIKKILSNYDIAHLHVFPSQYFAVFANLLNGEKTKLILTEHNTSNSRIKNRVFKPIERFVYDKYDKVICITDEIKDIYQNYLGLPNKLVTINNGVDIKKINTSQAYTKSDLGYAEDEKLLIMVARFEDQKDQDTLIKSLVHLPTQYKLLLVGTGKRRKELEDLVSKLNLLERVNFLGQRMDVYKLIKSADFVVLSSHFEGLSLSSVEGLSSGKPFIASDVPGLTEIVKDAGILFKRGDEKQLANIILSFENDKEFYDSIVVKCLERASKYDISKMVNKYIELYHSILPN; encoded by the coding sequence ATGAAAATTCTTCAAGTAATTAATTCTTTAGAAACTGCAGGGGCAGAAAAGTTAATTTTAGATACAATTCCGCTTTATGTAAAAGAAGGAATCGAAATGGATATTCTTTTGCTTTGGGATAATGATTTTCCTTTTACAAACGCACTGAGAAAATTAAATTGCTGTAATATCTATATACTGAAAAAATCAGAAAATAGAAAGGATGTGTATAACCCATCAGCAGTATTGGGTATCAAAAAAATTCTAAGTAACTATGATATCGCTCATTTGCATGTTTTTCCTTCACAGTATTTTGCGGTATTTGCCAATTTATTAAATGGTGAAAAAACCAAACTCATTCTTACAGAACACAATACTTCAAATAGCAGGATAAAAAATAGAGTTTTTAAGCCAATAGAGCGTTTTGTCTATGATAAGTACGATAAAGTAATCTGTATTACGGATGAAATAAAAGATATATACCAAAATTATTTAGGTTTACCCAATAAACTTGTAACGATTAATAATGGTGTTGATATCAAGAAAATAAATACCTCCCAGGCTTATACAAAATCAGATTTAGGCTATGCCGAGGATGAGAAACTATTGATTATGGTTGCAAGATTCGAGGATCAGAAAGATCAAGATACCTTAATAAAATCACTGGTACACCTCCCGACACAATATAAATTACTTTTAGTAGGTACTGGAAAGAGGAGAAAAGAATTAGAAGATTTGGTTTCAAAACTTAATTTATTGGAAAGGGTTAATTTCCTAGGGCAAAGAATGGATGTTTATAAGCTAATAAAAAGTGCTGATTTTGTAGTGCTTTCTTCTCATTTTGAAGGGCTTTCCTTATCTTCTGTTGAAGGGTTGTCTTCAGGAAAGCCTTTTATCGCATCTGATGTTCCAGGATTAACAGAAATAGTAAAAGATGCGGGAATTTTGTTTAAAAGAGGTGATGAAAAGCAACTGGCAAACATTATTTTATCTTTTGAAAATGACAAAGAGTTTTACGATAGTATTGTTGTAAAGTGTCTTGAAAGGGCAAGTAAATATGATATCTCAAAAATGGTGAATAAATATATAGAATTGTATCACTCAATCTTACCTAATTAA
- a CDS encoding glycosyltransferase: MKTKVVHITQGFGGLFTYIKQIVTKIDYEKFELEIIAPENQECRIFCEEHSIPYTVINLERGFNPFKDFIGLLKLYNFLKKNKPDLVHVHSAKAGFLGRIAAKIAGTKSIYTPHGISYLGFTGIKRTIFFSLEVFAKKYTSNVLACSESEKIRCRYEVGIPEEKIKVLPNSIEVNNILPQIKDSSTKLHIGTVARLTYAKNPVLFVEIANQIKQIYPFAEFSVLGAGFTDDLKPEFLAAISKYNLEKSFTIHEWGSFPSVEHYLKSLDIFLMPSIFEGLPFALLEAINENILCVTSKCDGCCAVINNNENGFSCMELDDYVESIKKAVSYPQLNYDLRLQAKKDLQRKYNLDHFIINLQNYYLSVKK; the protein is encoded by the coding sequence ATGAAAACAAAAGTTGTTCATATTACACAGGGATTTGGCGGACTTTTTACATATATTAAACAGATCGTAACAAAAATAGATTACGAAAAGTTTGAATTGGAAATTATCGCACCGGAAAACCAGGAGTGCAGAATTTTTTGCGAAGAGCATTCAATTCCTTATACCGTTATTAATTTGGAAAGAGGGTTTAATCCTTTTAAAGATTTCATAGGATTATTAAAATTATATAATTTTCTGAAGAAAAATAAGCCTGATTTAGTGCATGTTCATAGTGCCAAAGCTGGATTTTTAGGTAGAATAGCGGCAAAAATCGCCGGTACGAAATCTATATATACTCCTCACGGAATTTCTTATTTAGGCTTTACAGGAATCAAGAGAACAATTTTCTTTTCCCTTGAAGTTTTCGCAAAAAAATATACATCGAACGTGTTGGCTTGTTCAGAATCTGAAAAAATAAGATGTAGATATGAAGTTGGAATTCCTGAAGAAAAAATTAAAGTACTTCCTAACTCTATTGAAGTTAATAATATATTGCCTCAGATAAAAGACTCATCTACAAAGCTTCATATTGGTACCGTAGCCAGACTTACTTATGCCAAAAATCCTGTCCTGTTTGTTGAAATTGCAAATCAGATCAAACAAATTTATCCCTTCGCAGAATTTTCTGTATTAGGGGCGGGTTTTACGGATGATTTAAAGCCGGAATTTTTAGCTGCAATTTCAAAATATAATCTTGAAAAGTCTTTTACAATTCATGAATGGGGTTCATTTCCATCGGTAGAGCATTATTTAAAGTCTTTGGATATTTTTTTAATGCCGTCTATTTTTGAAGGTCTTCCATTTGCTTTATTAGAAGCTATAAATGAGAATATTCTCTGTGTAACCAGTAAGTGTGATGGTTGTTGTGCCGTTATCAACAATAATGAAAACGGTTTTTCTTGTATGGAATTAGATGATTATGTAGAATCCATAAAGAAAGCAGTGAGTTATCCACAACTAAATTACGACCTAAGATTGCAGGCAAAAAAGGATTTACAGAGGAAATATAATTTAGATCACTTTATCATTAATTTACAAAATTATTATTTGTCAGTAAAAAAATAA
- the rfbC gene encoding dTDP-4-dehydrorhamnose 3,5-epimerase yields MKIKSTPLKDCYIIEPTVFEDDRGYFYEKFNEQKFEELTGMNGHFVQDNISKSSYGVLRGLHLQKGDQAQAKLVSCLEGKVLDVAVDLREDSPTFGKSFSIELTEENKLQLYVPRGFGHGFSVLSEIAVFSYKCDNFYDKASEGGVLWNDTDLNIDWKLPAKDIILSEKDKVLPPFASKNF; encoded by the coding sequence ATGAAAATAAAATCTACCCCCCTTAAAGACTGCTATATTATTGAACCGACTGTTTTTGAAGATGACAGAGGTTATTTTTACGAAAAATTCAATGAACAGAAGTTTGAAGAACTAACAGGTATGAATGGTCATTTCGTACAGGATAATATTTCAAAATCAAGTTATGGCGTTCTTAGAGGGCTTCATTTACAAAAAGGAGATCAAGCGCAGGCAAAATTGGTATCCTGTCTGGAAGGTAAAGTTCTTGATGTTGCAGTAGACCTTCGTGAAGATTCTCCTACATTCGGAAAATCGTTTTCGATAGAGCTTACAGAGGAAAACAAATTACAGCTTTATGTTCCAAGAGGTTTTGGTCATGGTTTTTCTGTGCTGAGTGAGATTGCAGTATTTTCTTATAAGTGCGATAATTTTTATGATAAAGCTTCAGAAGGTGGAGTGTTATGGAACGATACAGATTTGAATATTGATTGGAAATTACCGGCTAAAGATATTATTCTCTCAGAAAAAGATAAAGTTTTACCACCATTTGCTTCAAAAAACTTTTAA
- a CDS encoding sugar transferase: MNLFLFIQKRSGLNNVPFNCLKFRSMKSNRNADLQVAKKNDARITKFGAFMRKTSIDELPQFINVFLGDMSVVGPRPHMLSQTEMYSKITKKYMTRHIVKPGITGWAQVMGSRGEIFSLKDMEKRIEKDIWYIQNWSFFLDMKIIFLTLYNIVKGDDQAY; encoded by the coding sequence ATGAATCTGTTTTTGTTTATACAAAAGAGATCAGGTCTAAATAATGTACCTTTTAATTGTCTGAAATTCAGAAGTATGAAAAGCAACAGAAATGCTGATCTTCAAGTTGCAAAAAAAAATGATGCAAGAATAACAAAATTTGGAGCATTCATGCGTAAAACAAGTATTGATGAATTACCGCAATTTATCAATGTTTTTTTAGGTGATATGTCGGTTGTAGGTCCGAGACCGCACATGCTCTCACAAACCGAAATGTATTCCAAAATCACAAAAAAATATATGACTAGGCACATCGTGAAACCAGGCATCACTGGTTGGGCACAGGTTATGGGGTCCAGAGGTGAAATATTTTCATTAAAGGATATGGAAAAAAGAATAGAAAAGGATATCTGGTATATTCAAAACTGGTCTTTCTTTTTAGATATGAAAATTATTTTTCTGACATTATATAATATTGTAAAAGGAGACGATCAAGCTTACTAA
- the rimO gene encoding 30S ribosomal protein S12 methylthiotransferase RimO has protein sequence MRTKSVGKKKINVVTLGCSKNVYDSEVLMSQLKANGKEVVHEDRGDIVVINTCGFIDNAKEESINTILDYVEAKNRGEVEKVFVTGCLSERYKPDLIREIPDVDQYFGTRDLPILLKHLGADYKHELVGERLTTTPKHYAYLKISEGCDRPCSFCAIPLMRGGHVSTPIEKLVTEAQKLAKKGTKELILIAQDLTYYGLDIYKKRALGDLLKELVKVEGIEWIRLHYAFPSGFPEDVLDIIREEPKVCNYIDIPLQHINSELLKSMKRGTTHEKTDTLLAKFREKVPDMAIRTTLIVGYPGETEEIFQELKDWVRTQKFDRLGCFTYSHEENTGAYVLEDNIPQEIKEARVEEIMEIQSQVSWEKNQEKIGHIYKCIFDRKEGNYFIGRTEYDSPDVDNTVLVSAENTYISIGEFANVKITSAEEFDLYGELV, from the coding sequence ATGCGCACAAAATCTGTAGGTAAAAAGAAAATTAATGTAGTAACGCTTGGATGCTCCAAAAACGTCTATGATTCCGAAGTGTTAATGAGCCAGCTTAAAGCCAATGGCAAAGAGGTGGTGCATGAAGACAGAGGAGATATTGTGGTGATCAACACCTGCGGATTTATCGATAACGCAAAGGAGGAATCCATCAATACGATTCTTGATTATGTGGAGGCTAAAAACAGGGGTGAGGTAGAAAAGGTTTTCGTTACCGGCTGTCTTTCCGAGAGATACAAGCCGGACCTGATCCGCGAAATCCCGGACGTGGACCAATATTTCGGGACAAGGGATCTTCCGATATTATTGAAGCATTTGGGAGCCGACTACAAGCATGAGCTGGTAGGAGAGCGTTTAACCACCACCCCGAAACACTACGCTTATCTTAAGATTTCCGAAGGCTGCGATAGGCCTTGTTCGTTTTGCGCGATTCCGCTGATGAGAGGTGGGCACGTTTCTACGCCAATTGAAAAATTGGTAACCGAAGCGCAGAAATTGGCAAAAAAAGGAACAAAAGAACTGATTCTTATTGCACAGGACCTTACCTATTACGGACTTGATATTTATAAAAAACGTGCACTGGGAGATCTGTTAAAAGAATTAGTGAAAGTAGAAGGGATTGAATGGATCCGTCTTCATTACGCTTTCCCAAGCGGATTCCCGGAAGATGTTCTGGATATCATCAGAGAAGAACCGAAAGTTTGTAACTATATTGATATTCCGCTTCAGCACATCAATTCAGAATTGCTGAAATCCATGAAAAGAGGAACCACTCATGAAAAAACGGATACGCTTTTAGCCAAATTCAGGGAGAAAGTTCCGGATATGGCCATCAGAACCACACTCATCGTAGGATACCCAGGGGAAACGGAAGAAATCTTTCAGGAACTGAAAGACTGGGTAAGAACGCAGAAATTCGACAGGCTGGGCTGCTTTACCTATTCCCATGAAGAAAATACAGGCGCCTACGTTTTGGAAGATAATATTCCGCAGGAAATAAAAGAAGCAAGAGTAGAGGAGATCATGGAGATCCAGTCTCAGGTTTCCTGGGAAAAGAACCAGGAGAAGATCGGGCACATATACAAATGTATATTCGATAGAAAAGAAGGGAACTATTTTATAGGAAGAACGGAATACGATTCTCCGGATGTAGACAACACCGTTCTTGTCTCTGCGGAAAATACCTATATCTCTATCGGAGAATTTGCCAACGTAAAAATTACCTCTGCTGAAGAATTCGATTTATATGGGGAATTGGTATAA
- a CDS encoding septal ring lytic transglycosylase RlpA family protein, whose translation MMKRFILVIIMMISTLGIYSFKMNAIDAKKTSYASYYHDKFNGRKTASGEIFDNAKFTAANRTLPFGTSIKVTNLNNGKEVIVKVNDRGPYHSTRALDMSKAAFDEIGDTGNGTIPVEYEIVD comes from the coding sequence ATGATGAAAAGATTCATTCTCGTAATCATAATGATGATTTCAACCCTTGGTATTTATTCGTTCAAAATGAATGCCATAGATGCGAAAAAAACAAGTTATGCATCGTACTACCACGATAAATTTAACGGTAGAAAAACAGCCAGCGGAGAGATCTTTGATAATGCAAAGTTCACTGCGGCAAACAGAACGCTTCCATTTGGAACAAGTATTAAGGTAACAAACCTTAACAATGGTAAAGAGGTAATAGTGAAAGTAAATGACAGAGGGCCTTACCATTCAACAAGAGCTTTAGATATGTCTAAAGCGGCGTTCGATGAAATCGGGGATACCGGCAACGGTACCATTCCGGTGGAATATGAAATTGTCGATTAA